ttgtgttgttgttgtcaATGGATTTGGGATGGTGACTTTGGAATGTCTGAGAATGGTGAGCCAACAAtagaaatatgattttattgttgtacactgtaaaattaaatcatatttatgtTACACACATgggatgtaaaaaaaatagaaatacaatTCAGTTGTACAATataaacaacaaaatcatatttgttACACATAAgggggtaaaaaaaaaaatggaaatgtaATTCTATTGTACAGTGTGTATAATAGAATCATATTTAACGGAAACACGATTCCATTGCATCTTGTATAACATAAACGTATTTCTGTTgcgattttcttttttcacccCATTCTAATAACAACTTCCTTAACATACACAATAGATGAGCTTAAGTGTGTGTTTCGgcctaaaagaaaaaggaaaggagagaaatgggCTTATTGGGCTAATTAGTTATTGGACCAgatttttgaataattaagaatttaaaaactgcaagtaaaaaaaatataataaaattattctcctaaattaaattaattttaaatttcaaatcacATGGAAATAGATTTATTCTTCACTACGGGCTACGGAGTACAATTTATtgtgtcatttttttaactcagtactattattttttatcttaagtttctaaaatttcaattattttgagCAATATATATTGGtattattacatatattaatgCAATAACGAAAAAATAATTCCAAGAGAGGGGatgtaaattattaatatacgtgtgtatatatatatgtatctttaaattgaaaaaaataattatttttaatagtaatatCACTACAATAAATTTACTTTGTGTTTAatcagaaacaaaaaaaatccttaacaaTTGTGAGGATAAATAAgtcaaaaaaactattttttttgacaaaaaatgcaaaatatataatttaaaaaaaatccaaaagatGCTTGAATGATTGGATGGATTTAAAttgggaaaaataaatttaaatattttttttgaattatcaAATTTGGCGAATCAATCACATTTGATGAAcactcttaattttaatattaaaattatagttCTAGagggttttattttaatttaattatatacttaCATGTGAacttgtctttttatttttgtatcgtTAAATTACAATTATACAGTTTATTAGATCAGACAATATTAATAAAgtaagttttaaattaattccatCAACTAAATTCTATATgcgaattattaaaattttgatttatgagTAATTTAATTACCTATATAAATCAATTCTTAAATACATGACTTGCATTTGAcacaattttatcttttaaaaaacataCATAGAAGCctaaaataaattcaacaaaACACTACAACCAAATCTATGATGTAGAAGGAAGTGATGTGGTGTCCAAATTCTGCTTTGAACTTTCAAACAAACTCcatgtttgtttgtttatttatgtattatttcGAGTGAACTCCTTTGTCCCATAATTGAAGCATCACCTTCCTAAGGTTGAGTGTGGGTCCTATTTTGCCCAATCTTGGCCTGTTCATGGCTTGTGATCTTGACATTTTCACTTGAGTTACTTTTAGAACCATTTATTGGTCATTTCTTTCGAAAATTGATTTGCTTCACTTAAAGTATGTAGAGTCCATTTCAGATGAAAAACctattataatttgtttgttgatTTATTGTatccaaataattaaaaaacaacaacaactcaTATACAAACATAtcgatttttcttttattttttgaccaaacataccttttttttttcttgaactttcACTTTCAAATTTGTAGAGTTTTATAACCTTTATTTATGATGAAATGTTGTCTAAAAAGTGAagtaaaatgaaagtaaaagctTATTTTGAGCATATATATATCTTGCAGGTGGTAAGGTATTACACATAATCAACATACGCgaatagaagagaaaaaatagattaaatataTGATTCTCCTTCATGTCATATATACCTTTCTTTTCTGTcacatacttttattttttttttataaattttttaataatgagtTATTAACTACGGTGCatcttatttattgaaaattagtcATTTTAACTCATCATTTCTATAAACTTATCTAGTATTGCAGAAAACAAATTGTGTTCAAGAGATTCATATATATAGCCAGATCGATCCaagagtaaaataattaaattttgaactgTAGGTCTATCAAcaattataattagttttttttaaagtaaaaaacattACACATATTGATTAAAAGGTTTCACATATCACTCTTTTctctaaagtaattttttattatcaatttttgcTTTAACTTCACTTTCTGTTGCGCCAACCTTGTGTGTAGATTTgtataatgataaattaatttttaatcactATAATAAAATGAGACTTTTAATTTGtaacttttattttggtttacactctttcaaaatttgaaattattatttgttttaacatGAAACTACTAATTTTAGtggttgtaaaaaaaattgattttcattccTTTAAAATCTGATATAgctgttttaattttgatttttatcaattattttaaagtaaataaataacattgacctaacaaattttttttaggaatatCTTATATACATGATACCACATATACAAGTACTCAAGTAGGTGCTACGTACTTGtgatgataaattgataatttaacTTTCTGTTAAACACATAAGTATATAATGAATATCACATGACattagagacaaaaaaaaaattagatttttgaaagatgaaaattattttttatttacgaaAACTAGAGCCACAATCCGTTTATTTTATAgggacaaaaatatatttaactctgATTACTTTCATAAAATGTTGACAATAGGATTGCACTGCACAATTGTGGGGGCATTTGCCCTCACTAGGATTTCACTCAGTttgaaatatcatatatataatccaATAGCCCtttaaccaaaaatataatccaTTATCTTTGCACCCATAAAGCTTAGGACGTGATCTAGGAATGCCCTCATAAATGATAAATCATGCCATCCTATATGAATATCTAATCATGTTTCTTTCTTAACTCTTCACTTTTActattatattcttttaaaaaatacatctaaaatttttaatgtcatTTTTAAGAGAACAAAGAGGACTGGTTAACATAAATACCAAGAGTGTGAAATTGaggacatttaaattttaaaataaaactataaataactaaatatgaTCCTTTTACTATATTGATTAGAGTGAAGACGGGTTTTAGCATAGAAACtgccattttaatttttcttcttctttcacgTGAAATCAGTAGcaaaatgtttaaatatatcTTGTTCTGTATTAAGGAATAACATGCAATTGAAAGCCGAAATATTTTGTaccattttatatatttcactCTACTTGtaatctttcacttttttttttttatctttctcacCGTACATATTGggagattaataattaaatgatcatttagttACTTAGAGAGAGGGGGagagatttttataatattagaaataagaaaattactcaatattttttagaatatgaaaacttaaataatattaatgttttcaaaaataataattatgttttttaatgctacaaatttttttatataaatattatcttCACTAATTAAATTTACTGAATCTGTCACCGTACATCTTCGATATAGAATTTTGTCACGGATTACAAGAagtggttgttgttgttaccTGCAGAGACAAGGTTTTGTAAAGGATAATACAGTTATATCTTAAGCATGATTATTTTATAGtgtcttaattaattaagtaatatGTATACCATTATATCACAAATAACTAGTTTTTACTTAATACTGAAGCATCTGACAACTATCAAACACCATCATTGTAACAACCAAAATTCTGTTAATAATATCATGTCACCTATCATGTCTTTCAGGTTGCACGTGAAGTTTTGCATTCTATATATTCCATCCAGAAACCTTTAGTATGATATTGTCCTTCCTTCCCATTTGTGTGATTTGTTGCTACAtcaatctattttaaattttgctcAGTACAATTTCAATATGTTGATGCACCAAATTAATATCTCCAAtatgaaattgaaaaagaattatatatatacaaatcaAGCCAAGAGGAATAAAACTAGAAGAAACTAAAAGAGCAGACAACAGTACTACTTTCAGATTCAGACCACACCACATTCTGGCAACCTAAAACGAACTGACACTGCAAAATGGGCCTATATTGAATGAACTAGTCCTCACAGATTCCCTCAATTAAtgcattaattaaacaattcaaTAAAATTGAACATCAAACAACCGAGagtaaaaagaaaatccaagcaacATATAGCCAAATTCAGTAACATAACTTTACTGTTACTAACATTAATCCATTATCAGTGTGaagatattatatatttcaCATCAAATCAAGTTCTGTACCCTCTTTTTTCCATATCCAATATCCACCACAAGCTAAAGCTAACGTAACACATCAAAGAGATGAGAGAGTCTTTATAGTCAATAAAATGAACTATATATTAGACCCAACAAAAATACATCATCATACTTAGAGAAAATTATGTTCATTATGGCATGTACAACTTGTTGCCACACTTGCATCTCCATGCCTCCGGGTAGTACTCAGCCGTAACCCGCATCCCCGGCGGCACCGGCACATGAACCGGTCTGCAGGGTGTACATCTGCCACACTTGGAGGTGCACCGAGGTGGCGATGACCCAGGCCCACCTAGAAGCCTCCTATCCCACCCCATTGATGAGACCTCTATTTTACCTCCAAACACCAACCCTTGTCCATTTTCCTCCTTGAGTTCCTGCCCATCAATCATAATCAAGTAATTAACCGATAATTAGTGTTAAATTAAGAAACAatgcaaattaataataaatattcaactattcataaaataacaataattaaaaataataatctagaTGAACTTTTGGTAAGCTTTTTAAGCATGACATGCACTCTATTTAAcaagttaacttttttttttaagaaaaatatttgatggACACCACCCACAATACTATCTAACACATGTTGGTGGAGTGTTTTGAATGAAATGTGGATATATCATTACTCTTTTTCTAATACACAACTGAAATTGAATCTCTTGATCGCCCAATTAAAAAACATACTTATCTGTCAACTATCCCACActatgttaatatatattattgaagtTGAAGAATGTTTTCTAGTATGGTTTTGGTTGTGATAATGTGGGGCAACATCCAAGTCAGCAATATATGTATTGTACAAGACTAGGCTAACATGCACCATCATGACCATGATAATAGAAACTGTAACTGTGTTTTTGCGGTGAAAGCGCTGCGCTGAGAGCATTGTACTACTGTACGCGCACGTTACCGAGACTCGTGTGGCTgtgagaaaacaaaacaaacacgaCAGCTAGGTTTCCTGCCTCATTCTAACGTGCGCCGGTGATGTCAAGGCACCCGGCTGAACATGATTGAATAATGGTAAAAAGATTTCCTGCGTTCACCAATTCAACAATCGTGAATATGTATCGTTGGATGAAACACAGGATAATTTATCAGTCAAATGTTCACAAGTGcttttaaggaattaaaagatcaaatatttttattgaaatgtgtaaaattatctaatatataatttttttatgctatcatattattttctcaattaataattttttcttttaatttcttaaccaatatTTCAAGAGATTCTAACGACACTTGTTAACAAGATACTTGATATTAAAATGTGTATTTTTATAAGGCCTATGATTTTCATCCAACGATTCTGATTGATGAATTGATGAATTCCATGACCGTAGAGAATCCGGCTCAACAAGGATGGAAGCAATGGGGGAGGCACATGGTACCACCACCACGTGTGTGTTCCTAATCACAGTGGAGGAGTCCATGCATCTGACGGCTCACACTGAAGTGGGTCCCACCACACCCCTGCACCTATTCTGGTGCATGCATGTTAGCCACTATCAGTTTTGTTCCTGCAGTGTGTCTGTGTAACTCTGAGGCCaaagggtgtgtgtgtgtgactgaTTTTGGATACTGTCACCATCCAAACCTTGTTCCAGTTAGTTCACTTAGTTGCATATCACACTCtcacacaaccacaaccatgttctgaattaatttattttttccaaaagGGAGAACCCTTTTTTAATTATCACTAAATCAATTGAAAAGTTGTGTCCAAAATCAAATAATGTTCATTGTTCACCATGCAGTACAGTGAGAGTTAGACCTAGGTAGgttgattttataattacatgatgtggttatttttaattagatgcTACATGCAATAACTGAACATAAGCCAAGGACATAGAAAAAATAGTACGAAATTAAATGATGTGTATGGACAAAGAATAGAACCAGTAGTCTATACCTGAAAATCTCTGCCAGCTTTGGCAAACATGGGACACCTGGTATCTGAATTGTTGAAAGGACCAATTAGATgaagataacataaatttatgataaCATAGGGTTAAGTGGAATTAGAGAGATGAAAAATTGTGGAAATGTAGAGAAATTAACAAGGGTGTGTGTGGAAGAATTGCATACCTAAACATGGAATGGCAGAGGCACTAGTAGTTCTACTGAAGAAGATGAGTGTGCAAATTGAGagcaagaaaaagaaggagataCTAGTAGGGGTGGTTCTCTTCCTCTCCATGAACAAATAGAAACTTCCTTCAAAACAACAACACTGGGAAGGTTGCAGATATAggacagaaacacacacactcacactcTCACTCTTTGACCCTATGAAGAGTAGTGTTTGAAGCTGAGTCAATAATAGGGTTTGCAACACAGGGCTTGCACGTTCCATGCAAAAAAGAGCTAAACAAATACCTAACACTTAGCCCATTTGTCTAAGATAGACAAAGTCACACCCCTTTTGTGCTtttcaactctctctctctctctctcaacttttttattattattttgtcgcAGTGCAGTGCAGTGAGTAATAGAGGTAGAGAGAGTGGAAATTTTGGATGGAGTATTAGTAGTGGTACGGTTTATCTGAtgaggtgtgtgtgtgtgtgtgtgtgttgtggCAGAGaggttaaaaaaaagagagagaagcaaGAAAAACAAAGGTGAATCAATCTATGCAGATCAACACTTCCTAAGCTTTACCATGTTTAGGTCTTGGATTCTCTTGCAGGCTTTCTCCATTGTCTTTCAACGATTCCCAAACCCAGAAAAACTAAAGCAACCCCAACCCCCTTCTCACTCTGATGCTTCTGCTCTCACCCCACTCACTCTGTTTTTCCTCTGCCTTTTTCTCCTTCTGTATATAGTTTTTGTTCTCTATGAGAAACTTGGGGCAAGGctctttcttaaattttaaccaCCTTCGGTTTTTAACTATGTCTTCCATGTCATTTCATTAATAGTTCTTAGCTTTCTATGTAATGTCAAGATACTATAAATTATTGGTGCCAGCAGTTTGTTATTTGGATACATGATAACCACTAATCCCTTTCTTAAAAGGACACAGACTATCTTTAAGCatgctttctttatttttaatttttttagtatcaACCAATCATTTGCATGGTTCTCTTGTTTTTGagcaattattaatttattatagggTATGAGACTATGTAATTATGATAAATTTCTATCGAacacttgtttttttataaattcaaaaatgtGATATTGATTAAGATTACTTAGTCTCAAGTTATATAATAGTTTCTCcttttttatgtgtttaaataagataaatattagtagcatatttttttaacaaaactttttaatatgtttttgcttattaaaaattacataattatggatgaaattattattttaaataaagagtaaaagccatataattgtgtgatttttaattaatttcagttaataatgaaaaatatatttaaaaaagtgtGCTTTTAATACTTAAAATAATTGGTTCAAAgcctgaaaaaaattatatttaaactgcTGCTTCAATTTTCAACCCCCCTTTGAGATATGAAAAAGCTTTGGAATATCTTGGTACTTGCATTAAAGATTCATTATGTACTTAATAATTCacataaatacaatattttggTTCACCATGCTTCTAACTTGGACTTTTTGGGAATGGAAAAAAGTACAATATGTTGAAAATGTACTGCACATCCGGTTGCATTAATATGCTCTAGCAGCTAGGTACCTTAGAATGTGGGCCATCTCTCACACGGAGGAACCACCCATGTAATTACAAGAATAGCCTCTGGGGATGCACGTGTGAACATGATGGGTACTAGTAGTTGTTAGGAACACTCAAGCCATTGATATCTGACCAATATGACACATAAGAGAAAATGATGTAATGGGCTTTGGTCAAAATGACTGTTTAAAAAGTCCATCAATTTGCTCAGATTCcaaaagcaaaagggtataGACAAACATTATGTAAGAAAATGGTGTTTTCTTTGACAGATACATCTATGAGCTCCATGGCCTCAGTTCCCATTAATGCAAAATCAAATCTGCATTGGTGCTATAGGGTCTTCAATTTCAACTGCATAGTACCAATAATTGGACTCAAAATTTTGCAACTTTCTTTTGTTAAGTTTCTAGCGGATTTCATGGGATGTCCACTTTGGATTGGATTTTCTACACTAGGTTAAAccttatccttcttaattagGCATTTCCTTTTCCTTGTAACATAATTTGGTGAGAGTCTTGATTGAATTTTTGATCTGGTGGTGATTTTCTTAACGTTTAAGAGTTTGGATTATTCTAATTTCCATTGCTAATTTTATGACTAGTAGGGGGAGTTTGGAGAAATAGGGTAGCTGAAGACATGCTTGAAATTTTAGAATTAGCAGTGTGTCCAAACCTAGTGTAGTGTCCACACCTGAAAAAAGACTAAAGAGGCATATTGACCCTTGATG
The genomic region above belongs to Glycine max cultivar Williams 82 chromosome 14, Glycine_max_v4.0, whole genome shotgun sequence and contains:
- the LOC100815621 gene encoding EPIDERMAL PATTERNING FACTOR-like protein 6, encoding MERASPVLQTLLLTQLQTLLFIGSKSESVSVCVSVLYLQPSQCCCFEGSFYLFMERKRTTPTSISFFFLLSICTLIFFSRTTSASAIPCLDTRCPMFAKAGRDFQELKEENGQGLVFGGKIEVSSMGWDRRLLGGPGSSPPRCTSKCGRCTPCRPVHVPVPPGMRVTAEYYPEAWRCKCGNKLYMP